The window ACGAACCTGCACGTCGGATTGCGGTTCGACGTCGTCGCCCCACATGTAGAAAATCCCATCCATCTCCGACTCCGACGTGTGGCTGGCCCACTTTTGCGGCTTGACGAGGAACTGATTCGTCTTCATCGTCTGCGGGAACTTCAGCCGATAGGTCGGCTTCGGAATACAGACGAGGTCGGGTCGTGTCTCCGTGTATCTGCCCTCGTACACGTCTTCACCGGGAAGAACCGCTTCAAGGATGGTATCCCCGGTCGCCGGGTCGGCCATTCCGAGAAGCGCTGTTCGAAGTTCGTCGCGGAACGAGTCGTACTTTGACGCCGGAACGACGCCGTCCGAGCCATTTCGACTTCCGTTAATGAACAGTTGTCCGTCTCCAGCGACCGTAAACGCGGTTGTCTCCGACCAGTCGATGTCACCTTGCGAGATGGTGAGCAACCCTGCCATGTCGAAGTCGCTCTCCTCGCCGCTTGACCGTGCGACCATCAGTTTGAGATGGTCGTACAGGTTGGTCTTCTTGAGCGCCGTTTCAACGGCGTCGAAGAGATAGTTGTAGCCGAACGTTTTGAGCCGCGTCAACGCCCCGGATTCGAGGCTGAGGTAGTCGTTTTGATACAGCCACGAGTTCAGATTCACCGCTTTGTACACCGGCCCGTGGCCGTGGTCGGACAGAACCATCAGTACGTCGTCGTCATCCATCGTCTCGACGAGCCACCCGAGAAAGTCGTCGTACAGCGATAGCAGGTCGAGCGGCGCATCGCCGTACTCGTTCGCAAGTCGATGCTCGTACTTCGGATGTTCCGAATCGAGGAGGTGACCGACCTCGTGGAGAAAGATGTCCGGTCCGCTGAAGACGAGGAACATCGCCCTCGCAGGGTGTTCTTCGATAAGGTGTTTGACGACCGCAACCCTGTTCTCCTCGATGTGAAAGAAATCCTCGACGTAGGCGTCGAGGGAATCGGCCCCGTCTCCAGGCCCGTAGCCGGTCAGCGGCCCGACTTCGTACTCGTCGACGAGCGAATCGATTTCGGATTCTATCGTGTTCGGGTATGTGTGACACGCGCCCGGCGGTGTCGTGATGTGGTCGGAAAGATGAAAGCCGTCCGTTTCCGACGGCGGATAGCCGGGCATGACGTTCATTACGCCCGTCGGGTAGCCGTTCGCGTCGAGATACTCCCACACCGGAATGGAGTTCTCACGGAGATGTTTCGAATCCGCAAACTCGACATCGTACCCGTCGGCGTTTTTCAGAATGAAGTTGTAGATGCCATGGTTACCCGGACTCTTTCCGGTCGCAAACGTGCTCCAAGCCATCATCGACAACGGCGGACGAGTGGAGCGTGTGGTTCCTTCGATACCGCCGTCACGAATCTGCGCGAGCGTCGGCAACCTTCCCTCCCGAATCCCCCGGTCAACGAGGGACGGCGGTGCACCGTCGAGACCGACGGTGTAGACAGTGCGACTCATTCGACGTATCCCAATTGTTTGAGACGGTCGTGAACAGCTTCGTCGTCCACCTCGTCGGCAGTTTCGGCGTCGGTAGTTCGTTCGAGTTCGGTCGCGGACGCAGAGAGTACGTACTCGATGAGGTCGTCCGCGGAGTCGAACCCGTCTAGTTCCGTCGCAAGCGTCTCATAGCGTGCGTACAGCGCGTCGGTGACAGTGATATCTGTGGTCATGATTTCGGAGGATCTAATGGTTTTGCAGTGTGCTGTTCAGCGCGTGCAGGATAATTGCGGTGAAGCAGGACAAAATGCCTGCAAGTAGCGTGAACGCGGATACGATGGCGAGTCCGAGGGGGAACGTCCCCGACTGCAGGTAGTTGGAGAACGTCCAATAGCCGAATCCGAGCCCGACGAAAGAACAGAAAAAGCCCGGGACGCCGAGTGACATGATCGGTCGTTCTCGCTCGACCGTCTTGAGGATGTTCCGAACCAGTATCAGTCCGTGAGAGACTGGATTGTGACTGCTGGCGTCTTCCACATCGTAGTCGATCGTCGTTCCGATTTCCTCGAACGAGTAGTCGTGGTGGTAGCAGTGATAGAGGACATCCGTACTCGCATCCATGCGATTACCGATTGCGTCGTCGTGCGCGAGCGTTCGAATCGCTCGGTCGCTGTAGGCTCGAAATCCACTCTGTGTGTCATGAATGCGCGAACGGGGTCGAACGACACCCATACTGAGGTTCGTAAGAAAGTTGACGACGCTCAGCCCGAATCGACGGTAAAGCGGCATCTCAGTCTTGGAACCACCGTCGAATCGACTTCCGATAACGACGTCTGCGTCCGTCTCCTGTTGGGTTTCCACCAGTCGTCGGATATCCGTAGTGTCGTGTTGGCCGTCAGCGTCGAGAATGACGAGGTGATCCGCGCGTCGCTTGTCGGCCTCAGCGAACGCCGTCTTGAGGGCGGCACCGTATCCCCGATTCGTTTCGTGTTGGACGACGGTGGCGCCCGCGCGGCGCGCCGCGTCGGCGGTGTCGTCCGAACTGCCGTCGTCTACGACGACCACCTCACTTGCGTAAACCGACGATTCGGCGACGACGCTACTGACGGTGTTCATCTCGTTGTACGCTGGGATACCGACGACAACGTTGGAAGGTTCCTCGTTTGCGTCGAATTCGGTAACGGAATCGACAAGGGAATCCTCCTCGGCGTGAGAGAGACTTCGCTTGAAGTCGATACGTCGGTCGACGCGAGAGTGATATATCAGGCCGGGAAGCGAGTTCGCTTCGGCGGCCCTTTGTAACGTGTTCCGTAGCGATTCCTCGTCCGAGGTTAGTGCTGTGTCGGTGACGATGATCGCCCCGAGTCGGCGTGCCAACCGGACCGACTCGATACTCGAATTGTCCATGGATACTACCAGCACTTGGCACCCATGCTGATAGGCTCGGAGAATCACACGGACAATCTCGTCACTGTTGTTTTCAGTCGCTATTACACCGATTCCCGGCTTTTCGTAATCGAGGTCGAACTCGAGTCCGATGTTTGCGGTGGATTTGCGTTCAACTGTTGTTTCTTCGTAGTTTTTCTCCATAGTGAGGGACTCCGTACTCGCTTGACGGGGGGGTGAGCGAATTTGCAATCATTTATCCTTGTGATTTATCGCTGAATAGACCTGCGTATTTACTGTGAAATTCTATTCATCACAGATAATTCTATAATTTGTAGGAATAAGTATTTTTTTAGCGTTTTAATATAAAATATAATTTACTGTAAATATATCACATGTCCTCCTGCTTCAAAAATTCTCATATAGGTACTTAGTACATATTTAATTGTGGTTAAAAATAATATCGCGGGACATGATATTCTAGTGACCGGTGGCGCAGGTTTTATCGGAAGTCACATCGCAGAGCGCCTTGCTGATTCCAACCGCGTCCGCATCCTCGACAACCTTTCCAGTGGCACCGTGAGTAACGTCCCCGAAGGCACGGAACTGTACGAAGGAGATGTGTGCGACCCCGAAA of the Haladaptatus cibarius D43 genome contains:
- a CDS encoding alkaline phosphatase family protein; this encodes MSRTVYTVGLDGAPPSLVDRGIREGRLPTLAQIRDGGIEGTTRSTRPPLSMMAWSTFATGKSPGNHGIYNFILKNADGYDVEFADSKHLRENSIPVWEYLDANGYPTGVMNVMPGYPPSETDGFHLSDHITTPPGACHTYPNTIESEIDSLVDEYEVGPLTGYGPGDGADSLDAYVEDFFHIEENRVAVVKHLIEEHPARAMFLVFSGPDIFLHEVGHLLDSEHPKYEHRLANEYGDAPLDLLSLYDDFLGWLVETMDDDDVLMVLSDHGHGPVYKAVNLNSWLYQNDYLSLESGALTRLKTFGYNYLFDAVETALKKTNLYDHLKLMVARSSGEESDFDMAGLLTISQGDIDWSETTAFTVAGDGQLFINGSRNGSDGVVPASKYDSFRDELRTALLGMADPATGDTILEAVLPGEDVYEGRYTETRPDLVCIPKPTYRLKFPQTMKTNQFLVKPQKWASHTSESEMDGIFYMWGDDVEPQSDVQVRLADYAPTTMHLLGSPVPTAMDGDVRTDLLANSRSPDLASYDGKVHTKRAVRSVTDGIVSD
- a CDS encoding glycosyltransferase family 2 protein; the encoded protein is MEKNYEETTVERKSTANIGLEFDLDYEKPGIGVIATENNSDEIVRVILRAYQHGCQVLVVSMDNSSIESVRLARRLGAIIVTDTALTSDEESLRNTLQRAAEANSLPGLIYHSRVDRRIDFKRSLSHAEEDSLVDSVTEFDANEEPSNVVVGIPAYNEMNTVSSVVAESSVYASEVVVVDDGSSDDTADAARRAGATVVQHETNRGYGAALKTAFAEADKRRADHLVILDADGQHDTTDIRRLVETQQETDADVVIGSRFDGGSKTEMPLYRRFGLSVVNFLTNLSMGVVRPRSRIHDTQSGFRAYSDRAIRTLAHDDAIGNRMDASTDVLYHCYHHDYSFEEIGTTIDYDVEDASSHNPVSHGLILVRNILKTVERERPIMSLGVPGFFCSFVGLGFGYWTFSNYLQSGTFPLGLAIVSAFTLLAGILSCFTAIILHALNSTLQNH